The sequence CGGCGCGGCGCTTCGGGCTCGCGCAGCGCGGCGAGATCCACATCGGCTATCACGCCGACCTCGTGCTATTCGATCCGGCCCGTGTGCGCGATGCCGCGACGTTCGACAACCCGCAGCAGCCGGCGGACGGCATCGAAGCCGTGTGGGTGAACGGCGTGCTGTCGTACCGCAGCGGGCAGGCGACCGGCGAGCGCGCAGGCCGCTTCGTCGCGCGCGGCGCGCGGTCGTTGGGCGATGCGCACGGAGCGTTCTGAGGGACACGCCGCGCTGGCGAAATGGATCAACTGTGAAGGCGCCGCCGCTCGGCATGGCATGGGACGATGCGCGCCTAAACCCACCAAAAGGAGTGAAGGACGATGAAGCGATATGGAGTTGGCGATGCCAAGGGCACTGGCGGTCAGGTGATGCCGTTCGCGCGCGCGGTCGAGGCGGACGGCTGGCTGTACGTGTCGGGCCAGACGCCGATGGTCAACGGCGAAGTGGTCGAGGGCGGCATCGTCACGCAGTCGAAGCAGGCGATCGAAAACGTGATGGCGATCCTCAAGGAAGCCGGCTACGGCCCGGAGCACGTCGTGCGCTGCGGCGTGTGGCTCGACGACGCGCGCGATTTCGCGTCGTTCAACAAGGTGTTCC comes from Trinickia violacea and encodes:
- a CDS encoding RidA family protein; its protein translation is MKRYGVGDAKGTGGQVMPFARAVEADGWLYVSGQTPMVNGEVVEGGIVTQSKQAIENVMAILKEAGYGPEHVVRCGVWLDDARDFASFNKVFLSYFGANPPARACVQSRMVIDCKVEVDCIAYKAPAGKA